One window of the Branchiostoma lanceolatum isolate klBraLanc5 chromosome 3, klBraLanc5.hap2, whole genome shotgun sequence genome contains the following:
- the LOC136430761 gene encoding phospholipase DDHD2-like isoform X5 — protein MADKNNLPQASLLFSGSDSFSFPQLNTSATLVPVVGQEASMIPSEDLSFAEEEGEADSFLGQNNPPTSQPVPFTFFQQQSNGPDPFSQIGSDAPDPFAQVSDQRQPPLIQEQQPELFAPSSQPSQPTPPPPASQPYSPQQYYQPSPPSLTPQSQSFSSPPQSFPTPPPSFSTPSMTSAPPQDNVVRPTPQSPQYGESLPLGVPPPPTDSQLQSQWQQQGGSMSASSTGSSLVGTPGYEPVQPHWFFCKIVEGREVWLPFSLLDSLRLEEAFSTVQQDPENYVIPTNGGRYDVHLNDRLRYSVFWDEGPSIVRRCTWFYKGDGDNKFVPYAEDFSERLESEYFNAVTNNAWHRRLEFPGGETIVMHNPNVIVHFRQTAQPDEWGTTPDGQMRPRVVKRGVDDVVEIEDGEVGPADHLVFVVHGIGPVCDLRFRSPVECVDDFRAVSQMLIHTHFKHGVDEGKVHRVEFLPVHWHKALHGDATGVDRQLKKITLPSIGRLRHFTNDTLLDILFYTSPSYCQTIAETVASEMDRLWDLFLTRNPRFVGGVSVVGHSLGSLIAFDLLAHQGMSAGTLSTEQKTQPEPEPQDETPGEQQEETTQEQEEEELSLDALFNKLGLDEYKETFQQEKIDMESLVLCSEADLKEMGVPMGPRKKLFGFLKEQKTVQERKKREAEDRKRREAERVAQEAARKAVEEERQRQQQQAAVGNGNITSLHVDYDTGHSGIGMPHVKYPQLKFNLTNFFALGSPIGMFLVTRGIEEIGEDFTLPTCPNFFNIFHPFDPVAYRIEPIVNPTVDVKPVLIPHHKGRKRLHLELKESLSRMGTDLKRVIIGAAKKGWTSIHDFARAHSANEDVQADLDSMADNIVQEIKEEEERMQVSEAVENPPPEDVQIGKLNKGNRIDYVLQEKPIESFNEYLFALGSHVCYWESEDTVLLLMKEIYSTSGVLPMIPGLHDR, from the exons atggcggacaagaatAACCTTCCGCAAGCTTCGCTACTTTTCTCGGGTTCGGACAGCTTCAGCTTCCCTCAGCTGAACACCTCGGCCACACTGGTGCCGGTGGTGGGGCAGGAGGCCTCCATGATTCCATCGG AAGATTTGTCTTTTGCAGAAGAAGAAGGGGAGGCTGACAGTTTCCTGGGTCAGAACAACCCTCCGACCTCACAGCCAGTCCCGTTCACATTCTTCCAGCAGCAGTCCAACGGGCCCGACCCCTTTTCTCAGATCGGCAGCGACGCTCCAGATCCATTCGCTCAGGTCTCCGACCAACGGCAGCCGCCGCTGATACAGGAACAACAGCCCGAACTCTTCGCTCCCTCTTCCCAACCCTCCCAACCTACCCCTCCACCCCCTGCTTCTCAGCCATACTCCCCTCAGCAGTACTACCAACCCTCTCCCCCTTCTCTTACCCCCCAGTCCCAGAGTTTCTCCAGCCCCCCACAGTCATTCCCCACCCCTCCACCATCATTTTCTACCCCATCCATGACTTCAGCCCCTCCCCAGGACAATGTGGTCAGACCAACTCCCCAGTCCCCACAGTACGGAGAGAGCCTACCACTGGGAGTGCCCCCACCCCCAACAGATTCACAACTGCAGTCCCAGTGGCAACAGCAAGGTGGCTCTATGTCAGCCAGTTCCACCGGCTCCAGTCTGGTGGGCACTCCTGGCTATGAACCCGTCCAGCCCCACTGGTTCTTCTGTAAGATAGTGGAGGGACGGGAGGTCTGGCTGCCGTTCTCTTTACTGGACTCACTCCGACTGGAAGAAGCCTTCTCGACAG TACAGCAGGATCCAGAGAACTACGTCATCCCTACAAACGGTGGTCGTTACGACGTCCATCTTAACGACCGTCTGCGATACTCTGTGTTCTGGGACGAGGGTCCGTCCATAGTCCGACGGTGTACATGGTTCTACAAGGGTGATGGTGACAACAAGTTTGTGCCTTATGCTGAGGACTTTTCAGAGCGACTGGAG TCGGAATACTTCAACGCTGTGACGAACAATGCCTGGCACCGGCGCCTGGAGTTCCCCGGCGGGGAAACCATCGTCATGCACAACCCCAACGTGATCGTACATTTCCGACAGACGGCGCAGCCAGACGAATGGGGGACGACACCGGACGGACAGATGAGGCCGCGAGTGGTCAAGAGGGGAGTGGACGATGTGGTAGAGATAGAAGATG GTGAGGTGGGACCTGCGGACCACCTGGTGTTTGTGGTACACGGTATCGGCCCGGTGTGTGACCTGAGATTCCGCAGTCCTGTGGAATGCG TTGATGATTTCCGAGCAGTGTCCCAAATGTTGATCCACACACATTTCAAGCATGGTGTAGATGAGGGGAAGGTGCATCGTGTGGAGTTCCTCCCTGTGCACTGGCACAAGGCACTGCACGGAGACGCCACCGGTGTCGACAG ACAACTGAAGAAGATCACTCTCCCCAGTATTGGAAGGCTGAGACATTTTACTAATGACACATTACTGGACATCCTCTTCTATACCAGCCCATCCTACTGCCAG ACCATTGCGGAAACAGTTGCCTCTGAGATGGACAGACTGTGGGACCTGTTTCTGACCAGGAATCCACGCTTTGTTGGAGGGGTTTCTGTGGTCGGGCACAGCCTGG GTTCCTTGATAGCATTCGACCTGTTGGCCCATCAGGGCATGAGTGCTGGAACTCTCTCTACAGAGCAGAAAACACAGCCAGAGCCTGAACCTCAGGATGAGACCCCAGGTGAACAGCAGGAGGAGACCACACaggaacaggaggaggaggagctgAGCCTGGATGCCCTGTTCAACAAGCTGGGACTGGACGAGTACAAGGAGACATTCCAACAGGAGAAGATTGATATGGAGTCACTG GTTCTGTGCAGTGAAGCTGATCTGAAGGAGATGGGCGTTCCCATGGGACCACGGAAAAAGCTGTTTGGCTTCCTGAAAGAACAAAAGACTGTACAG GAGAGAAAGAAGAGAGAAGCGGAAGACAGGAAGAGAAGAGAGGCTGAGCGGGTTGCACAGGAGGCAGCGAGGAAGGCTGTGGAGGAGGAGAGACAGAGACAACAGCAGCAGGCAGCAGTAGGGAACGGGAACATCACATCCCTACATGTGGACTATGATACAGGCCACTCTGGGATCGGCATGCCACATGTCAA GTACCCCCAGTTGAAGTTCAACCTGACCAACTTCTTTGCCCTGGGTTCCCCCATCGGTATGTTCCTGGTAACCCGGGGGATTGAGGAGATCGGGGAGGACTTCACCCTGCCCACCTGCCCAAACTTCTTCAACATATTCCACCCT TTTGATCCTGTGGCGTACAGGATTGAGCCTATAGTAAATCCAACGGTTGACGTGAAACCTGTACTCATTCCACATCACAAGGGCAGGAAACGGCTTCATCTGG AATTGAAGGAAAGTTTGTCCAGGATGGGGACAGATCTGAAGAGAGTAATCATTGGTGCAGCCAAGAAGGGCTGGACGTCCATCCACGACTTCGCCCGCGCACACTCGGCCAACGAGGATGTCCAGGCAGACCTGGACAGCATGGCGGACAACATCGTACAGGAGATCAAGGAAGAGGAGGAGAGGATGCAGGTCTCAG AGGCTGTAGAGAACCCGCCTCCGGAGGATGTACAGATTGGAAAGTTGAATAAAGGCAATCGCATTGACTACGTGCTGCAGGAGAAGCCCATCGAGAGCTTCAATGAGTATCTCTTTGCTCTGGGCAGCCATGTTTGTTACTG GGAGTCTGAGGACACAGTCCTGCTGCTGATGAAGGAGATCTACTCCACCAGTGGGGTCCTTCCCATGATTCCCGGGTTACATGATCGGTAG
- the LOC136430761 gene encoding phospholipase DDHD2-like isoform X4: MADKNNLPQASLLFSGSDSFSFPQLNTSATLVPVVGQEASMIPSEDLSFAEEEGEADSFLGQNNPPTSQPVPFTFFQQQSNGPDPFSQIGSDAPDPFAQVSDQRQPPLIQEQQPELFAPSSQPSQPTPPPPASQPYSPQQYYQPSPPSLTPQSQSFSSPPQSFPTPPPSFSTPSMTSAPPQDNVVRPTPQSPQYGESLPLGVPPPPTDSQLQSQWQQQGGSMSASSTGSSLVGTPGYEPVQPHWFFCKIVEGREVWLPFSLLDSLRLEEAFSTAVQQDPENYVIPTNGGRYDVHLNDRLRYSVFWDEGPSIVRRCTWFYKGDGDNKFVPYAEDFSERLESEYFNAVTNNAWHRRLEFPGGETIVMHNPNVIVHFRQTAQPDEWGTTPDGQMRPRVVKRGVDDVVEIEDGEVGPADHLVFVVHGIGPVCDLRFRSPVECVDDFRAVSQMLIHTHFKHGVDEGKVHRVEFLPVHWHKALHGDATGVDRQLKKITLPSIGRLRHFTNDTLLDILFYTSPSYCQTIAETVASEMDRLWDLFLTRNPRFVGGVSVVGHSLGSLIAFDLLAHQGMSAGTLSTEQKTQPEPEPQDETPGEQQEETTQEQEEEELSLDALFNKLGLDEYKETFQQEKIDMESLVLCSEADLKEMGVPMGPRKKLFGFLKEQKTVQERKKREAEDRKRREAERVAQEAARKAVEEERQRQQQQAAVGNGNITSLHVDYDTGHSGIGMPHVKYPQLKFNLTNFFALGSPIGMFLVTRGIEEIGEDFTLPTCPNFFNIFHPFDPVAYRIEPIVNPTVDVKPVLIPHHKGRKRLHLELKESLSRMGTDLKRVIIGAAKKGWTSIHDFARAHSANEDVQADLDSMADNIVQEIKEEEERMQVSEAVENPPPEDVQIGKLNKGNRIDYVLQEKPIESFNEYLFALGSHVCYWESEDTVLLLMKEIYSTSGVLPMIPGLHDR, encoded by the exons atggcggacaagaatAACCTTCCGCAAGCTTCGCTACTTTTCTCGGGTTCGGACAGCTTCAGCTTCCCTCAGCTGAACACCTCGGCCACACTGGTGCCGGTGGTGGGGCAGGAGGCCTCCATGATTCCATCGG AAGATTTGTCTTTTGCAGAAGAAGAAGGGGAGGCTGACAGTTTCCTGGGTCAGAACAACCCTCCGACCTCACAGCCAGTCCCGTTCACATTCTTCCAGCAGCAGTCCAACGGGCCCGACCCCTTTTCTCAGATCGGCAGCGACGCTCCAGATCCATTCGCTCAGGTCTCCGACCAACGGCAGCCGCCGCTGATACAGGAACAACAGCCCGAACTCTTCGCTCCCTCTTCCCAACCCTCCCAACCTACCCCTCCACCCCCTGCTTCTCAGCCATACTCCCCTCAGCAGTACTACCAACCCTCTCCCCCTTCTCTTACCCCCCAGTCCCAGAGTTTCTCCAGCCCCCCACAGTCATTCCCCACCCCTCCACCATCATTTTCTACCCCATCCATGACTTCAGCCCCTCCCCAGGACAATGTGGTCAGACCAACTCCCCAGTCCCCACAGTACGGAGAGAGCCTACCACTGGGAGTGCCCCCACCCCCAACAGATTCACAACTGCAGTCCCAGTGGCAACAGCAAGGTGGCTCTATGTCAGCCAGTTCCACCGGCTCCAGTCTGGTGGGCACTCCTGGCTATGAACCCGTCCAGCCCCACTGGTTCTTCTGTAAGATAGTGGAGGGACGGGAGGTCTGGCTGCCGTTCTCTTTACTGGACTCACTCCGACTGGAAGAAGCCTTCTCGACAG CAGTACAGCAGGATCCAGAGAACTACGTCATCCCTACAAACGGTGGTCGTTACGACGTCCATCTTAACGACCGTCTGCGATACTCTGTGTTCTGGGACGAGGGTCCGTCCATAGTCCGACGGTGTACATGGTTCTACAAGGGTGATGGTGACAACAAGTTTGTGCCTTATGCTGAGGACTTTTCAGAGCGACTGGAG TCGGAATACTTCAACGCTGTGACGAACAATGCCTGGCACCGGCGCCTGGAGTTCCCCGGCGGGGAAACCATCGTCATGCACAACCCCAACGTGATCGTACATTTCCGACAGACGGCGCAGCCAGACGAATGGGGGACGACACCGGACGGACAGATGAGGCCGCGAGTGGTCAAGAGGGGAGTGGACGATGTGGTAGAGATAGAAGATG GTGAGGTGGGACCTGCGGACCACCTGGTGTTTGTGGTACACGGTATCGGCCCGGTGTGTGACCTGAGATTCCGCAGTCCTGTGGAATGCG TTGATGATTTCCGAGCAGTGTCCCAAATGTTGATCCACACACATTTCAAGCATGGTGTAGATGAGGGGAAGGTGCATCGTGTGGAGTTCCTCCCTGTGCACTGGCACAAGGCACTGCACGGAGACGCCACCGGTGTCGACAG ACAACTGAAGAAGATCACTCTCCCCAGTATTGGAAGGCTGAGACATTTTACTAATGACACATTACTGGACATCCTCTTCTATACCAGCCCATCCTACTGCCAG ACCATTGCGGAAACAGTTGCCTCTGAGATGGACAGACTGTGGGACCTGTTTCTGACCAGGAATCCACGCTTTGTTGGAGGGGTTTCTGTGGTCGGGCACAGCCTGG GTTCCTTGATAGCATTCGACCTGTTGGCCCATCAGGGCATGAGTGCTGGAACTCTCTCTACAGAGCAGAAAACACAGCCAGAGCCTGAACCTCAGGATGAGACCCCAGGTGAACAGCAGGAGGAGACCACACaggaacaggaggaggaggagctgAGCCTGGATGCCCTGTTCAACAAGCTGGGACTGGACGAGTACAAGGAGACATTCCAACAGGAGAAGATTGATATGGAGTCACTG GTTCTGTGCAGTGAAGCTGATCTGAAGGAGATGGGCGTTCCCATGGGACCACGGAAAAAGCTGTTTGGCTTCCTGAAAGAACAAAAGACTGTACAG GAGAGAAAGAAGAGAGAAGCGGAAGACAGGAAGAGAAGAGAGGCTGAGCGGGTTGCACAGGAGGCAGCGAGGAAGGCTGTGGAGGAGGAGAGACAGAGACAACAGCAGCAGGCAGCAGTAGGGAACGGGAACATCACATCCCTACATGTGGACTATGATACAGGCCACTCTGGGATCGGCATGCCACATGTCAA GTACCCCCAGTTGAAGTTCAACCTGACCAACTTCTTTGCCCTGGGTTCCCCCATCGGTATGTTCCTGGTAACCCGGGGGATTGAGGAGATCGGGGAGGACTTCACCCTGCCCACCTGCCCAAACTTCTTCAACATATTCCACCCT TTTGATCCTGTGGCGTACAGGATTGAGCCTATAGTAAATCCAACGGTTGACGTGAAACCTGTACTCATTCCACATCACAAGGGCAGGAAACGGCTTCATCTGG AATTGAAGGAAAGTTTGTCCAGGATGGGGACAGATCTGAAGAGAGTAATCATTGGTGCAGCCAAGAAGGGCTGGACGTCCATCCACGACTTCGCCCGCGCACACTCGGCCAACGAGGATGTCCAGGCAGACCTGGACAGCATGGCGGACAACATCGTACAGGAGATCAAGGAAGAGGAGGAGAGGATGCAGGTCTCAG AGGCTGTAGAGAACCCGCCTCCGGAGGATGTACAGATTGGAAAGTTGAATAAAGGCAATCGCATTGACTACGTGCTGCAGGAGAAGCCCATCGAGAGCTTCAATGAGTATCTCTTTGCTCTGGGCAGCCATGTTTGTTACTG GGAGTCTGAGGACACAGTCCTGCTGCTGATGAAGGAGATCTACTCCACCAGTGGGGTCCTTCCCATGATTCCCGGGTTACATGATCGGTAG